In one window of Deltaproteobacteria bacterium DNA:
- the glgB gene encoding 1,4-alpha-glucan branching protein GlgB, which translates to MKTTLRKQDLDLLVGARHWDPFSVLGPHVVEEGGRRFVAVRMIQPRGREVQVVRNAGATRRASMTRIHPDGVFEAHFPLDTDIFPYRLEITAGDGYQWTQHDPYAFGTVLTDFDIHLLSEGSHLAQYEKLGSHVVDIGGIRGTAFAVWAPNAERVSVVCNFNHWDGRVHPMRNRGESGIWEIFLPGVVEEEVYKYEIRSRGTGELLNKTDPFGFRFELPPRTGTIVCALEGHEWADASWLENRARQSVLEAPMAVYEVHLGSWKRKEGEEGPYLSYRELADDLVPYVKEMGYTHIELLPVAEHPFDGSWGYQVLGYFAPTSRHGRPAEFMEFVDRCHREGIGVILDWVPAHFPRDAHGLARFDGTHLYEHADPRRGEQRDWGTLIFNYGRREVANFLLSNALFWMDKYHVDGLRVDAVASMLYLDYSRKPGEWVPNVHGGNENLEAIAFLKRMNELVHERHPGAITVAEESTAWPAVSRPTYLGGLGFTLKWNMGWMHDMLSFIEKDPIHRKYHFGQLTFALLYAFHENFVLPFSHDEVVHLKRSMLDKMPGDLWEKFANLRLLYAYMYAHPGKKLLFMGQEFAQWEEWNHDRSLSWDLLRWDTHQGVQRFVRDLNRLYREVPALHEVDFRPEGFEWIDFRDVDNSVVSFLRRGKDPDAAVVCVFNFTPTPREKYRVGVPWPGRYREALNSDAAAYGGSNAGNGGSVAAESVPWMGHPHSVSITLPPLGALFLLPER; encoded by the coding sequence ATGAAGACCACCCTCCGGAAGCAGGACCTCGACCTCCTCGTCGGCGCCCGTCACTGGGACCCCTTCTCCGTCCTCGGCCCCCACGTCGTGGAGGAAGGAGGAAGGCGTTTCGTCGCCGTGCGGATGATCCAGCCCCGGGGCCGCGAGGTCCAGGTGGTGCGCAACGCCGGCGCAACGCGGCGCGCCTCCATGACCCGCATCCACCCCGACGGGGTGTTCGAGGCGCACTTCCCGCTCGACACGGATATATTCCCGTACCGGCTCGAGATCACCGCCGGCGACGGCTACCAATGGACGCAGCACGACCCCTACGCGTTCGGAACGGTTCTCACCGACTTCGACATCCATCTCCTGTCCGAAGGGAGCCACCTGGCGCAGTACGAGAAGCTGGGGAGCCATGTCGTCGACATCGGCGGAATCCGTGGCACGGCGTTCGCGGTGTGGGCGCCCAACGCGGAGCGCGTCTCCGTCGTCTGCAATTTCAACCATTGGGACGGCCGCGTGCACCCAATGCGCAACCGGGGAGAGTCCGGGATCTGGGAGATCTTCCTCCCCGGCGTCGTCGAGGAGGAGGTCTACAAGTACGAGATCCGCTCCCGGGGCACGGGCGAACTGCTGAACAAGACCGACCCGTTCGGCTTTCGGTTCGAGCTCCCGCCGCGGACGGGAACGATCGTCTGCGCCCTCGAAGGGCACGAGTGGGCGGACGCGTCCTGGCTGGAGAACCGCGCGCGACAAAGCGTCCTCGAGGCGCCCATGGCGGTGTACGAGGTCCACCTGGGCTCCTGGAAACGGAAGGAAGGCGAGGAGGGGCCGTACCTCTCGTACCGGGAGCTGGCCGACGACCTCGTTCCCTACGTCAAGGAGATGGGATACACCCACATCGAGCTCCTCCCGGTGGCGGAGCACCCGTTCGACGGTTCGTGGGGGTACCAGGTGCTCGGGTACTTCGCACCGACGTCGCGCCACGGCCGCCCGGCGGAGTTCATGGAGTTCGTCGACCGGTGCCACCGCGAGGGGATCGGCGTGATCCTCGACTGGGTGCCGGCCCACTTCCCCCGGGACGCCCACGGGCTGGCGCGGTTCGACGGGACCCACCTCTACGAGCACGCCGACCCGCGGCGGGGTGAGCAGCGGGACTGGGGAACGCTCATCTTCAACTACGGACGCCGGGAGGTGGCGAACTTCCTCCTGTCGAACGCCCTCTTCTGGATGGACAAGTACCACGTCGATGGCCTGCGGGTGGACGCCGTGGCGTCGATGCTCTACCTCGACTACTCCCGGAAACCGGGCGAGTGGGTCCCGAACGTCCACGGGGGGAACGAGAACCTCGAGGCGATCGCCTTTCTCAAGCGGATGAACGAACTGGTCCACGAGCGGCACCCCGGCGCGATCACCGTGGCGGAGGAGTCGACCGCCTGGCCGGCCGTGTCGCGGCCGACGTACCTCGGGGGTCTCGGGTTCACCCTCAAGTGGAACATGGGATGGATGCACGACATGCTCTCCTTCATCGAGAAGGATCCGATCCACCGGAAATACCACTTCGGCCAGCTCACCTTCGCCCTGCTGTACGCCTTCCACGAAAACTTCGTCCTCCCCTTCTCCCACGACGAGGTGGTGCACCTGAAGCGCTCGATGCTCGACAAGATGCCGGGCGACCTGTGGGAGAAATTCGCCAACCTCCGCCTCCTCTACGCCTACATGTACGCCCACCCGGGAAAGAAGCTCCTTTTCATGGGGCAGGAATTCGCCCAGTGGGAGGAGTGGAACCACGATCGCTCGCTCTCTTGGGACCTGCTGCGGTGGGATACCCACCAGGGGGTGCAGCGGTTCGTCCGCGACCTGAACCGCCTCTACCGGGAAGTCCCCGCGCTCCACGAGGTCGACTTCCGCCCCGAAGGGTTCGAGTGGATCGACTTCCGGGACGTGGACAACAGCGTCGTCTCGTTCCTGCGCCGCGGGAAAGATCCGGACGCCGCCGTCGTGTGCGTCTTCAACTTCACCCCCACCCCGAGGGAGAAGTACCGCGTCGGCGTCCCCTGGCCCGGGCGATACCGCGAGGCGCTGAACAGCGACGCCGCCGCCTACGGCGGGAGCAACGCCGGGAACGGCGGCTCCGTCGCCGCGGAGAGCGTTCCCTGGATGGGGCATCCCCACTCCGTCTCCATCACGCTTCCCCCGCTGGGCGCGCTCTTCCTCCTACCCGAGCGCTAA